AGGCGCCGCTTCTCGCCCCCCGAGATGTAGTGGGCACGCGACTTGCGGATCCGGACGATGTCGAACTGCTCGAGCAATTTCTCGCAGCGGCGCCTGCGCTCCGCCCGCCCCATCCCCACCAGCTCCATGATCGCCAGCAGGTTCTGCTCGACGGTCAGCTTGCGGAACACGCTCTGCTCCTGGGCGAGGTAGCCCATCCCGCCGTCGCGGGCGCGCTTCGCCATCGGCCAGCGCGTGATCTCGTGGTCGTCGAGGAGGACGCGCCCCGAGTCGGGGATCACCATCCCGCAGGTCATCCGGAAGCTGGTCGTCTTGCCGGCGCCGTTGGGGCCCAGCAGGCCGACGATCTCGCCGGCCTCGACGTGGAAATCGACGCCGTCGACCACCCTCCGGCGGCCGTAGGTCTTCACCAGTCCCTGGACACTCAACAGCGGCATCGATCCCTCGTCCGGCACCTGCCGCGGCACCCATCGGGCCACGGCGCTCTCCGGGCATCTTCCCGAACGCGGGGGCCCGGAGGCAATCGCAGTTGGCCGGGGCGGCAAAGGGCGGCCACCGAACCATGAAATCCTAACGGTAGACATTAGATTTTCATGGACATAGAGTGGGGGGATGATCGACCGCCAGACCGACCGCCGGCTGGTTTCCCGAGCGCTTGC
The Planctomycetota bacterium DNA segment above includes these coding regions:
- the lptB gene encoding LPS export ABC transporter ATP-binding protein, with the protein product MPLLSVQGLVKTYGRRRVVDGVDFHVEAGEIVGLLGPNGAGKTTSFRMTCGMVIPDSGRVLLDDHEITRWPMAKRARDGGMGYLAQEQSVFRKLTVEQNLLAIMELVGMGRAERRRRCEKLLEQFDIVRIRKSRAHYISGGEKRRLEIARCLVTEPRIILLDEPFTGIDPVTIHSIQKIIVGLRDGGISILITDHRERETLAITDRSYVVRAGKVLCHGTAQEVLSNPDARKFYFGEAPVDVPNAVEAA